The DNA segment tgtcttattattttatgtcaatgtcaaaCCTTATAAAAACTGACATAAGCTAatacctataaaatattactcattGCAATTTCACAACTTCgctaattttcaaaaattgcatttttataattatacttacATTAATTTGTAGCAAGATTGTTCTTGTAGCTCATCAAAGTTTATAGTTCAAGGACAGGGAAGTGTTATCTGAGTTTTCTGTGTTAtcgttttcataataaattggtaataatataaccaagtatgatataaaacacGACATTTTTGGCATTAGTTTATGTTATAGCATAAAGTACtacttaaatatgttaattcgCATTGGCCTCATATTGTTTATACTTACTTGCGTCCAAACGACAGAAGATGAAggtgaatattataatggaaTCGGTGAAATATACAGATCCCAGATCATTAACGCTATACGGAAGCGTCAAGCAGATTTATCAGAGCAGAAGCTACAAGGTGGCGAGGTCAAAACTGAACCACTGAATACAGACAAAGTGAATGACAGTGCCAATAAAATACCTGCAAAAGCTAGTTCTAATGAGGAAACACCAAAATCGGAACTAGTAGTTGGAGAAAGTGAAGGAGGGGCAGTGAAAGAAGATAATTCAAAATCAGAAGCACTCGTGCCACAGCCTAGTGAGGGAcatgatgaaaaaaatacaaaaactgaGCTTCTTAAGGGTGAGTTGGAtccattaaatttacttactaagacaatgactaaaaatatttaaccgaTTTCTAATGAATAATCATCAATTCTGCTATTCCAGGTAATGCTACAGTAGCAGCTCATTTGCCAATATTAGCACCACATGTGACAAATTCTACAGCTGTAAAATCCAATGGAACATTGAATACGTCCGAGGATCTAACATCTGAAAGCTTGGTCAACAAGCCAGGTGTTGTGAAAAGAGGTCTTATAGTTTTCGGAGGCTTTTCTCTTCTTGCTGCAGCCTATTTCGTGTTTTACaggtatataataatcaatttaaatgcTTCATACTAATaggctataaattttaattttatgttgagATCGTTAtatgatgtttttatatactgaTGGcatcaatacaaataatatattttgattttggttAAAAGGCATATCCAccaatatcatatatataccaaatttgttttaaagagtGTTTGTATCAAAGTGGGAAAAAATTTCTAAAGATAAAGtgcttattacaatatttgtttGAGATTATTTATCTCAAATGATGACTAATATTCGGAAAGTGTAATTGCCGTTAGCTGTAAAACGTTTTTAtcctaaattatttgtatttgctattaaaatactgttttcaaataatactcatatacatttttgtattttaatttgtgttcCAAATTATAGAATTGAGTGCTAGAGagtttttattactaacaGAATTGAGAACATAACTACCCTTATTTtccatcattatattataatttttggtaaTTGAAAGTTAAATACGAAAATCATCTCATTAGATagtaacatattatatcattttcgCAAcagtgtaaatataataaggaatGTGTTAATGTTTACAGGAAAAAGAGCAAAAGTTATGATTCAAACACACACAGCAACAACGACACAAATCAGTTCCGGTATGGTGTATTACAGTCGGACGATAGGCGGGACAACCTGGAACTCTCACAGATACCGTTGACGATGGAATCTGACGATGAGGAGGAAGATTTGGAAATATTTGACCTTGAACAGAAGAAAAAGTCCTTGTCATATGTGAATCTACAAGTCAACGATGAGGATATCGTCCTTAACGGAACAAAGGATGAGTCCAAAAACAATCTGCTGCTAGATATTGAGGATGGGTCGTCTGATACATTAATCAATTGGTCGAGTAACGGTAACAAgtcgatattataataaaaaaaaaattacaaaacattgaATTCAGGTCTGGTTTTTACatacacatattaatatataatttaatgtacacaAGAAATGtgattagaaataatttttgtaccgTTTTTTTGTTAGATACTAATGTGGTACAGATTTATGCTGATGAAGACGAGTCTATGTACTGGTCGTTCATTAACTTACAAGGTTATTTCAAACATGACAATTATAACATTtcctatgtatgtatgtctgtcttAAGCGCCCGCATATAGCAttactaaacaaaatattcacttCTGCTCATTATTCCaaattattgcatttatttatttaaaagtatacaaaaattatttataagattaataattaaaaacaatagtaataaatacattacttgtatattgtatattaatgaaaGGCTTGACGGAAGCGTCATTagtgtatacatttttaaggcTAAGGATATTTCAAGTtaggttaaaattttttgttaacaatcTAATTTCGACATATTTGCAGCGCTTGatctttctattttaaattaacttacttACAATTATCTCTCAGATACCAGCTGTTATGCTTTTTTGTATTGAGATGCGAGTTTCTGTAACGCTCATGATATAGACAGGGatcgaaatatatttctatctcTTTCATGCATTCCtcataattgaattttaacatttgtcaagattttctatgtaatattgttattttttaattcctgtCTGTTATTGCAGCCAATGAGGAATGTTCAATGTTGCGTAGTTCaaggtttattttttgatttttgtttttttattatagaatatgaatatttttgttttattgtcttGTCATATGGCTGTTGTAGCTTGTTTTGCTTATTTACTgattaattttagtatattatgTGTCAACTGAGACATTGTCTATGGtgacaaaaacttttaattcaaaatttttttcaagttacaatagctttttttatatcaaaagttaCAAGTCTAGAAcgttcatatatatgtatgtatgtatgtatgtatgtatgtatgtatagtaTTTCCAACTTTTGTTTACACTTGAAACAATCTCAGAATTTAAGCGGTCAACATTTCAAAAAATGTCCATGGTCAGACTTGAtgcttagaaataaattaattagatttGCATTTGTTTGCCGAAATATCAGCccaataaatgtaataaaccctaaattttgtttttgggaACAAATCTGACTTATATAATGTGTTTGACCAAAgaattttttgtcataaaggGCCTATGTGTATATGAACTCTAGGTGTTAGGAAGATCAATACTTGATCAATGTAagaatatcttaattatatttaaaaaatcggtTCAGTTGTGAGACTAGTGTTACTTCGCGTCTTCTCTTAAGCTTGGTCTGTGATAGTAGAGACTGGTATGAGTATGAGCTCTTGTTGGTATCCCATATAGACAACTTCTGATCCATAGAAGGTATTTAGTGATAAGGCTGTTTCTATAATAAAGATGTCTAACATATTAGACGTTTCATTTTAgtgatatttttctataaatgttaCAAAGGAAAGAAATTTGTTTCCTTTTGTTATAACAAGAAACAGGAATGTACGGAAAATCTAAGAATTTAACTGTTGTAACTTAtgcaaaatgtataattattcctataaaaaatcatctacatataaaataattggtaGAACCACAGGTAACAATCTCACAACCTTACCCTACTTGATGGGAGGTAGACACCGTCGCCCAAAGACATCTTCAACTATGGAGATGTTGCGGAGgcgttgccgaccttgattgtCGAGGAAGGGAAGGAAAGGGTCTGAACAGGGAAACGGCAAATGGCTCCCTCACTCATcgaacgaaacgcagccattaaagactacttcccgctcatcttctgtgagagggtggtacttccccggtcgagccagcccatgttcgagctgtagtaacttgaccacagctaggctctaccatctATAAACTGTTTCGTTAAGATGATAGATGATATTAGTGACTGGATACCCTTGACTGGTTTTTTCAATTTCCCTACTTCCGTCTCTCCACCATATAATCAATTGGGACCACCTTAAAATTAAGTTGtttgaatgtatatatttttaatgttttaaaattaaatttttataaagtaaatattgttttagccAATGTTGACATATTCGTACTTcagtctttttaatttaaataagtgatTAAAAAGTTGTAAACAGTGCAAAAGTATAAAGACAGTGTTTAAAATCACTAGGATTATATGAAGTATTCGATgaaaaaacagtaaaaatcCACGCATAATGCAATAAAAGTTGATTCAAAAGTGAAATTGTAATCCGTTAAAACCCTATTAAATGGAATTATCCAGTGCAAAATGCGACTGTtacatgttaataatatagatagataCTGAACTAAACACGGAGAAGTGTTAATTtgagaaatagaaataatgataACTTCAGTGTGTGATAATGACTCACAATCggtaatattacaaaaacaacagACGCAGTGCCATCTGTTATCACCTTGAGAAACTACCAAGACAGCAAAGTATCTAGTAAATCTAAATCCAACACCGAACGAGGAAACATAACACATTTTTACGCTCTCTAGCGAAATTTTATGTCAACTTTTACAGTTGGATTGTTGCTGCCATCTTGTTCATTATCATATTGTTTAGTAACACttcaaatacaaaagtttGATAGGGACTGAAGCGGACCTAATAGTACAGTACTTTTCTCATAGAGGTCACTAAGCGTCttacttttattatcttaCCAGTTATGATGGATGAAATGAAGCAGATGCTTTTAAAAATGCAACAAGACATGGCACAACAAAAAAAGGTATGTGAAACACGAAGGAGGGTATTAAAAGCAC comes from the Danaus plexippus chromosome 15, MEX_DaPlex, whole genome shotgun sequence genome and includes:
- the LOC116766324 gene encoding uncharacterized protein LOC116766324 — its product is MLIRIGLILFILTCVQTTEDEGEYYNGIGEIYRSQIINAIRKRQADLSEQKLQGGEVKTEPLNTDKVNDSANKIPAKASSNEETPKSELVVGESEGGAVKEDNSKSEALVPQPSEGHDEKNTKTELLKGNATVAAHLPILAPHVTNSTAVKSNGTLNTSEDLTSESLVNKPGVVKRGLIVFGGFSLLAAAYFVFYRKKSKSYDSNTHSNNDTNQFRYGVLQSDDRRDNLELSQIPLTMESDDEEEDLEIFDLEQKKKSLSYVNLQVNDEDIVLNGTKDESKNNLLLDIEDGSSDTLINWSSNGNKSIL